The genomic region TAAATGAAAAAATTAATATTAAAATACTACAATCCTTCAGAGAAAAAAAGATACTCAACTACAATAAACAATCCTAAAGAAGAAATCGAATCAACAGAAGTACAAAATGTAATGCAAACATTAATAGGAGTAATAGTACCTGAAAATGCTGAAATAGATGAAGCAAATATAGTTCAAACAACAACAACACAAATATTAAATTTAATAGAATAATCTTTGGGCATAGCTTTTAGCTAT from Oceanotoga teriensis harbors:
- a CDS encoding DUF2922 domain-containing protein, which produces MKKLILKYYNPSEKKRYSTTINNPKEEIESTEVQNVMQTLIGVIVPENAEIDEANIVQTTTTQILNLIE